AAGGGTTTGAAAACGATTTTCCACGGGTTTTCGGTAAAGACATATTTCACGTCACTGGCGATGGTGCCGATGACCATCGGCCAGAAAAGATGCAGAAGGTAGGTCATCGGTGTGAAAAAGTCAGAGTTGATAAATCCATTCCGCCCGAAATATTTCAAAGGCTCCATCTCTGCGAATACAGAAAGGAATGTCCCGTAGAAACCAAAAACCCATGTGTATAAATAAAACGCGGCATAACAAACCCCTAAACATGTCAGAATGAGCAGCCCTTGGATTTGGAGAGGATTGAGCTTCTGGAAAAGGGGCATTTTGGACAGTGCGGCCTGTTCTTTCAGTCGAGGGGAGAGGATGATCCTGATACAGCCTGCTAGGACAAGGAACCAACAGTAGAAAACCCCGGAGAGCCAGAAGCTCCAACAGAATTCCGGCATGCTCCACTTTTCGTACAATGCAAAGCAGGCACTGATACAAAAACCGATCAGGCCGGACAGGTTTAATCGTTTAAAAATATTTGAGTCACCCATTTTCAAAAGAGCCTACAACAGTCCAAATATCAAATCCACCCGTTTTTTATGGAGAATTCCCAAAAGCAGGACGGATTTGTAATTCTGCTTTTGACTGGGCAAGCCTTGGTTTCTGGAGTGCCTGGGTTACTTTTATTTGGCTTATTTATTCCAAGGCATTTTTGCCAGAAGCAGGGCCATCCCGCACCAGTCGGTGACCCCGGCAAAGATCAAGCCGCAGCCGACAAATCCGCTGAGTAAGAAAAACCAAGGGCACACAAACCAGCCAAGGAGCACTCCTACGAGAATCAATGATCCTGCGCTGATCCGGACTTGGCGTTCGAGTGAAATAACCCCTTTGCCCCGTATTGTAGGGAGTCCGGCTGTCACCCAGGCATTTGTGCCACCTTCAATAACAAAACAATTTTCCACACCCGAGGCCACCAGTTTTTGCGCTGCGGACGTAGCCCTTTTACCCGACTGGCAAAGGAGATAAACAGGTTGATCCGGGGTGAATCCGGTTTTTTCATAAATGGATTTGGCATTGATATCTTCGAGGGGGAGTAGACGGGCAAATTGCGCATGGACAGCACGGTATTCCGCTGGGGTGCGAACATCGATAAATTGTAGGGAATCAAGATGACGACCCTCAAGGGATGCGGCGGGAATTGTATTAATATCAGATTGGCTCATGCATGATTCATTACCCCTTATTTGGGTGACTCGCCAGTGTTTTTCCGAATGTTCCACCCGATTAAAGGATAAAATAACAATTGTTCATCATTATTCTCTGGGAAAAGGCACGAAATGAAGGAATGGGATAAGCCTGAATGTTGTAAGCTGGCTTGACTTTGGAGATGGGGTAGTACCAACATACCCTGAAATCTGACCAAAGGAATCTTATGTCAAATCCCCGGATGCAAATCGCAACAGTCGATGAAGATACCATCGAGAAAATCAAGGACTTAGAAAAGGATATGGGGCTGTGTATCTTGGCCCTCGAACCAAAGTACCCGCTCGCTCCTCTGAGCCCGGAGCAGATGGGACGTATCCAGAAGCTCGAGCAGGAACTGGATATTGTGCTGCTTGCTTATAAGCCATAGGAGCAGTTCGTTCGTTTACTTTCCGTAGTGCAAATTGCGGGTATATCGAAGACCACGTGGTGGTTAAAAGGGGGCCAAGGATGAATATTAACCGGCATCTTAATCCAGGGAGGGTTGAATGGAGGCAAAAACTAAAACGCGCGGGATATTGACTGCGATTGCGGCTCTGGGCGTTGTTTTTGGTGATATCGGTACGAGCCCCCTTTATACATTCCAGGCAGCCTTGGGAACGATTAAAAATCCCACTCCTGCTGATGTCGTGGGGATCGTCTCACTGATTGTCTGGGCACTTTTCGTGATAGTGACATTAAAATATGTATTTCTGGTGATGCGGGCGGATTACCGTGGGGAGGGTGGCGTATTTGCCTTACTGGCCTTACTCGACCAGAAATTAAAAAGACTTCCGGAAAAAGGGTTACCCATCTATGCATTGGTTTTGTTATTCGGGGCGGCTTTATTACTGGGAGATGGGACGATTACCCCGGCCATTTCGGTCTTAAGTGCCCTTGAGGGACTAGTGACGATCCATCCCGATTTTTCCCATTATGTTGTTCCTTCGACCGTCCTTATCCTTGTATTACTCTTTAGTGTTCAACGCATAGGGACCGGTAAGCTGGGAGCTGTTTTTGGGTGGGTGATGATATTATGGTTTTTCACCCTAGCGCTCACGGGGCTCCTGTGGGTGATTCGTGAACCGGCTGTTTTAGCTGCATTAAATCCCTTGAATGCCATCCGAGTGGTTTATATTTTGGGACCGGGTTCATTAGTTTTATTAGGAACGGTGGTTCTCGCTGTGACGGGTGTGGAGGCCCTTTATGCGGACATGGGGCATTTTGGACGAAAAGCAATCGCGAGGGCATGGCATTGGATTGCCCTCCCGGCTTTGGTGCTGAATTACATGGGGCAGGGGGCCCTTTCGATGAAGAGCGTGGGCTGTTCACCCGATAACCCGTTTTTCGAATTGGTTCCAAAGGGATCACTGACGATTGCCTTGGTCATTCTTTCCACCGCTGCCACTGTTATAGCTTCCCAAGCCCTGATTTCCGGCGTCTTTTCGCTTACCGCTCAAGCGCAGGAATTGCGGTTCCTCCCGAAATTCATGATTCTCCATACCAGTGACAAGGAAAGGGGACAAGTTTATGTACCAGCGGTGAATTTTATTCTGGGGGCGACATGTATTTTATTGGTGATGACATTTCGGAGTAGCGATAATCTGGCGGCTGCTTATGGGCTCGCTGTGACTGGGACGATGGTGGTGACGACTTTGATTTTCGGTCGGGTGACGAGGGTTTGTTGGGGTTGGCCCTTGTGGAAAACATTACTGATCACAGGTGCTTTACTTATTTTCGAGCTGCCTTTCCTGATTTCATGTCTGACAAAAATCCCGGAAGGCGGTTATTTTCCGCTTGTGGTTGCGGGCGTGATTATGATTGTCATGCTTACTTGGTACCGGGGTCGGGCAATCATTTTCCGGATGATGGCTACGAGCCGGAATCAACCCGAGGAATTGGCAACAGTTCTGGACGATCCACAGACTTTGAAGCCCCGGGGGCAATTAACACTGATTTCGTCCAGCCCAAAACCCCTTTATGGGACTGCACGGGCCTTTGAATACCTTCACCGTGGAGGGGCATTACGTGAGCAAGTTGTCTTGATGAGTCTGGTCGGGGCGATGGAACCCGTCGTCGATGTCAAAAATACCGTTGAGGTAAAATGTTATTCCCCCCGCCTCTGGCATGTGATCGCGAGTTACGGTTACATGCAGGAACCCCATGCGCTTGAGATCCTCGAGCAAGCCAGTTTATTGAGCGAGGGCAAAATCAGTGCACCGGGTATCGACTCGTATTTCCTTTTGCCCCGCGAGATTATTGTGGAATATACTGGCTCAAAAATGCCACGCTGGCAACGTTCACTCTTCGGTTTTTTCTCCCGAATAGTCAGTCATGGCCCGGATTATTATTACATCCCCCAAGGCCACATTATGGAATTCACCTGGACCATGCGCGCTTAGGCGGGGAGCAGAGTCTCTACGCTTCGACGAGATCGGATTTACCTTCTTTTTGTGCTTTATTTTGAAGGGCTGCCTTAAAGAAATTCTGGCCGAGTTCCCAGACAGGGCCGGGGAATTTACGGCATTCTGTCAGGGTATCGTCGAGACCTTGGACAAAACGATCCACTTCCTTCTCGGTGATGATGAGGGGAGGCAGGATTTTCATGACGTCGGAATTATGGGCTGCCACCTGTGACAGAATACGGCTCCCATTAAGCATGGTCGTGACGACCATTTGGGCAAAAAGGCCTTTATCAAGTTTATGGATGAGTTTCCATGCGGTTTTAAGCATGAAAGTGGTGGGTTCCTTGAACTCCACGGCGATCATGAGCCCTTTGCCGCGGACTTCACCGATTAACTCGTGTTTAGATTTTAATGCATTGAGTTTCTCGACGATCAAGTCGCCCATCTTTGCGCAATTTTCGATAAGGTTTTCGTCATCCATCACGCGCAGTGAGGCTAGGCCACAAGCCATGGCGAGGTTATTGCGCCCAAATGTCGTCGAGTGAACGATACAACGGTCGAGGCTTGAAAAGGTTTTCTGGTAAATCTCGCGGCGGGTCAGGATGGCGGCGCAGGGGACGTAACCGCCACTCAAGCTTTTGGCCATCGTAATGATGTCCGGTTCAAGGTTCCAGTGTTCAAACCCGTAATATTTACCCGTGCGTCCCATGCCTGTTTGCACTTCATCTGAGATAAAGAGCGTTCCGTATTTCCGGCAGAGAGCGAGGGCTTTCGGGAAAAAGTCGCCTGTGGGGAATTTTACGGTTTTTCCTTGGACGGGCTCAGCAATAAAAGCGGCGACATCACCTTTTTTGAGTTCATACTCGAGGGCGGCGAGATCGTCAAAAGGCACGGAGTCAAATCCGGGAATAAAAGGGCCGAAACCTTCCTTAAAATATTTATTATGGGTCAGGGACAAGGCACCGTAGGAGAGGCCGTGGTAGGCTCCTTCCATGGATAATATCCTCGGGCGTGCCGTGGCGCAGCGGGCGAATTTCGCAGCGCCCTCGACGGCTTCCGTGCCGGAATTTGCAAAAAAGACAGCATCAATATGTTTGGGAGCGCGGCGGATTAATTCCTCAGCCAAAAGCCCACTGAGCAGGGCGCAATCCATCTGGACCATATTCGGCAAATCCATGTCCAGCACGTCCTTGATGGTTTTTTGGAGGACAGGGTGGTTCCTCCCGATATTAAAAGTGCTGTAGCCACTCAAAAAATCGAGGTAATCATTCCCGTCCATGTCGTAGAGGTAGGCGCCTTTGGCTTTGGCATAAACTTTATCAAAACCGATCGTGCGGTGCACCTTGACCAGAGTCCGGTTCACGTATTTATAGTGGAGATCATAATTCTCACCGAGACGGGATGTAACAATTTCTTTGATATCAAAACTCATAACTTTTGATACATTCGCATAAGTCCTGTAAAAAACAAGTATGGCTGTTTTGATAAATTTTATCAAACAGGTCTATAGGAACAAGAATATGCCTGAAGAGCCCACACACTTTGACCGACTCACTGAGAAAGTGAGAATGATTAACCTTAAGTGGTTGACCAAAGGTGATTTAGCTGATGATGCGAAAAAGTATATTGATCGGCTCGAGAAGGAGGATTTTGAGCTCATGACTCATGTGTGTCATGTCGCCTTAGCCTGCGCCCGCGAAGCTTCTACCCGGCACATGGATCCAAAGCCCTTTTTCTACGGGGGACTTTTTTCTCATACCACCCCCAAAGAAAGGGAAGAGTTACTGAGGAATAACAAAGTGACCAGTGCCTTGGTGGAGGCCATTGAAAAGCCGGACTCCCTCGCCCAAAACCTCTCATTTATGCACATTGACCAGCTGGCCCAGTTCCAGCAAATTGCTTCCATCATCCGTGATAAGGCCAAGGGGAAATAGCCGCCTTTTAAACCGGGCGGCTATGAGTGACTGCTATCGCCTTCGTCTTATTCGTGGGACGCGGGAGGATTACCTTTGAGGCGGTAAACCGCTCCGGTTTTCGTCAACCCAAGAGAGAGCCATTGCTCAGCGATAGACTGGATATCGACCATGAGTTTTTCACACCGTTGTGCGGCTTCCGTGTGGAGATCGTTTTCGCGTTGGAATTTGCATTGGAAGGCGAACTCCCCGACGAGTTGTTTCTGGTCACCACGGGTCCGCCAGACAGCGACATTCGATTTTGCCGTGATACCCTTACCGAAATCAAGCATGCCGATGTCCAGGAGCACTTCTTCGACAGCCGTGTGATTGACGAATTCAACATGTTCATCCGGGGATGTTTTCAAGGATTGTAAAGCAGGAAGGATGTGGATGAGGGTAGCCATCGCCGTGCGGTCCTCCTCATGGATCGCGCTGGAAGCGAATTGTGCATTATGCGAATAAAGCATCCGTACCCCACCGATTTTATCTTTGAGGGGTAATGCCTCTGCCTTGAATTTTATGAGGTAATCCCCGGCGATTTTCGGGCGGACATCGACCTCGGCGGCTGTGTGCAGGTCGGGGTGACGGAATTTAAATACATACTCAGGATCACCGACGGCGAACCCGTCCACGTAATCGGTGCGTTTCCGGAGGATGAATGCGTTATTATAAAGGCGGAAGTCGGCGGTATCCATAAAAAGAACCTCCCGGATCTGGGGACGGAGGTCTTTGAACCCTTTCCGGGAAAAATCCACCCCGGTCTTTTCAGCGGCGATTTTGACGAGTTTGGCAAATTCATTAAAACTTTCCACAGAGGTAAAACGGTTACCGTTGAGGATGATTTTGCACTCTAAGTATTTCACTTCGTCCAGGGGATGTCCGTCCGAGTAAGTGCCTTTGTTTTCCGGTTGGGTGCTTTTTGTATTATCTTCCATAGGGAGTGATTTCTTTTGGGTTAATTATAAAGGTTTTTTGCTAATTGAAAAGTGCTCTGATTATTTCCTTAAATCAAGAAATTTTATTTGGAAGAAAACCGCTTAAAAAAATACCCTCGAACCACTCACCTGGACTCGATCGGAATCCTCTAGGTCGACTAAAAATATGATTCTTTTTATCTTGGGGGTTTCCAGCACTGTTCTCGACGAAAAAACTTTTTTTTCGATTTACGTATTTAAGGACGATTGGGGGGATCGATTAGAATTTAACGGCGACCACGACATCAGCGACGTTAGTGCCGGTTTGTCCGGTGGTGATGAGTTGTCCGATGGCCTTGAAAAAAATATGGCTGTTATGTTCACGGAGGAGTTTTTGAGCTGATAGTCCCTTTGATTTGCCGTGGGCAACGGTTTCAGGGGTACAAAAGGCTCCCGCAGCATTTGACATACCATCAATCCCGTCGGTGCCGAAGGAAACCAGAGCAATTTGCGGATGGCCCCCGGATTTGGAGAGTGCGATAGCCGCCGCGAGGACGAGTTCTTGGTTGCGCCCGCCTTTACCCGTTTTGCCTTTGAGGGTGACGGTGGATTCCCCGCCATAGATCAGGCAGGTTTTGGGAGGGGCGGCGGCGATATCTTGCGCTATTTGTGCGCCCGCCTTTTTGGCTTCACCCCTTAGTTCAGTGGTAACGATCCGAGTTTTGAATCCTGATTTCCGGGCATAAATGGCAGCGGCACGGCAGGCTTGGGCATTATTGGCGATGAGAAAATTCCGTGCGCGTGGATGATGAGTCGGGCCGGAGGCGATGATCGGAATCGGATCCCCCATGACATCAGAAATAATCAGTGAAACAACTTGCGCGGGCTGGGCCATTTGCGCCAAGCCTCCACCTTTGATCCGGTCGAGGGCTTTGCGGATACCATTGACTGTCATGATGTCGGCTCCGCTGGCTAAAAGTATTTTATTCACGTCCCGGTAAGAGGCCAGGCTGATGCCGGGCTTCGGGAGGATGGCCAAGGCCGATGCCCCGCCGGAGATACAACAAAGCACAAGGGTTTCCCTAGAGCAATTTGCTGCCGTGTCAGCAATGGCCCGGCCTGCACGAAGGCTATTCCGGTCGGGGAGGGGATGCCCGGATTCGATGACGGTCATTCTTTGGTCAAACTTTACGGAAATCGTTTTTCCAGAGACCACGGCGGGCTTTTTAAAATACCCTTTTTTTGTGACAATGACCCCTTTTGAGAGTTTATCCCCGATCATCGGGATCAGGGTCGCGGCCATGGGCACCGCTGCTTTTCCGACGGCGATCAACCGGATTTCGTCAAATCGCGCCAAGTCGAAAATTTCCCGATCTACGCGCAATTTGCTCCCGCGCCGTCTCACATGGGATAGGATCGCCTCAACGGGACAAACCGCCCGGAGCGCGGACTCCACCAGCTCCTCAAAGACAGGACGTGGGTTCATTTGACGGGAGTTCCTTGC
This window of the Verrucomicrobiota bacterium genome carries:
- a CDS encoding rhodanese-like domain-containing protein gives rise to the protein MSQSDINTIPAASLEGRHLDSLQFIDVRTPAEYRAVHAQFARLLPLEDINAKSIYEKTGFTPDQPVYLLCQSGKRATSAAQKLVASGVENCFVIEGGTNAWVTAGLPTIRGKGVISLERQVRISAGSLILVGVLLGWFVCPWFFLLSGFVGCGLIFAGVTDWCGMALLLAKMPWNK
- a CDS encoding KUP/HAK/KT family potassium transporter, producing MEAKTKTRGILTAIAALGVVFGDIGTSPLYTFQAALGTIKNPTPADVVGIVSLIVWALFVIVTLKYVFLVMRADYRGEGGVFALLALLDQKLKRLPEKGLPIYALVLLFGAALLLGDGTITPAISVLSALEGLVTIHPDFSHYVVPSTVLILVLLFSVQRIGTGKLGAVFGWVMILWFFTLALTGLLWVIREPAVLAALNPLNAIRVVYILGPGSLVLLGTVVLAVTGVEALYADMGHFGRKAIARAWHWIALPALVLNYMGQGALSMKSVGCSPDNPFFELVPKGSLTIALVILSTAATVIASQALISGVFSLTAQAQELRFLPKFMILHTSDKERGQVYVPAVNFILGATCILLVMTFRSSDNLAAAYGLAVTGTMVVTTLIFGRVTRVCWGWPLWKTLLITGALLIFELPFLISCLTKIPEGGYFPLVVAGVIMIVMLTWYRGRAIIFRMMATSRNQPEELATVLDDPQTLKPRGQLTLISSSPKPLYGTARAFEYLHRGGALREQVVLMSLVGAMEPVVDVKNTVEVKCYSPRLWHVIASYGYMQEPHALEILEQASLLSEGKISAPGIDSYFLLPREIIVEYTGSKMPRWQRSLFGFFSRIVSHGPDYYYIPQGHIMEFTWTMRA
- a CDS encoding aspartate aminotransferase family protein — encoded protein: MSFDIKEIVTSRLGENYDLHYKYVNRTLVKVHRTIGFDKVYAKAKGAYLYDMDGNDYLDFLSGYSTFNIGRNHPVLQKTIKDVLDMDLPNMVQMDCALLSGLLAEELIRRAPKHIDAVFFANSGTEAVEGAAKFARCATARPRILSMEGAYHGLSYGALSLTHNKYFKEGFGPFIPGFDSVPFDDLAALEYELKKGDVAAFIAEPVQGKTVKFPTGDFFPKALALCRKYGTLFISDEVQTGMGRTGKYYGFEHWNLEPDIITMAKSLSGGYVPCAAILTRREIYQKTFSSLDRCIVHSTTFGRNNLAMACGLASLRVMDDENLIENCAKMGDLIVEKLNALKSKHELIGEVRGKGLMIAVEFKEPTTFMLKTAWKLIHKLDKGLFAQMVVTTMLNGSRILSQVAAHNSDVMKILPPLIITEKEVDRFVQGLDDTLTECRKFPGPVWELGQNFFKAALQNKAQKEGKSDLVEA
- a CDS encoding DUF4147 domain-containing protein, with protein sequence MNPRPVFEELVESALRAVCPVEAILSHVRRRGSKLRVDREIFDLARFDEIRLIAVGKAAVPMAATLIPMIGDKLSKGVIVTKKGYFKKPAVVSGKTISVKFDQRMTVIESGHPLPDRNSLRAGRAIADTAANCSRETLVLCCISGGASALAILPKPGISLASYRDVNKILLASGADIMTVNGIRKALDRIKGGGLAQMAQPAQVVSLIISDVMGDPIPIIASGPTHHPRARNFLIANNAQACRAAAIYARKSGFKTRIVTTELRGEAKKAGAQIAQDIAAAPPKTCLIYGGESTVTLKGKTGKGGRNQELVLAAAIALSKSGGHPQIALVSFGTDGIDGMSNAAGAFCTPETVAHGKSKGLSAQKLLREHNSHIFFKAIGQLITTGQTGTNVADVVVAVKF